The following are encoded in a window of Flavobacterium psychrotrophum genomic DNA:
- a CDS encoding chloride channel protein gives MFSKIQPVRLKQLFILSAGSIVVGSLAAILGLALKHLTEHYEDILLNRAEDNKLWLILFPITALSLIYILRFYLFKNKENKGLKEVFNSTKTNDQLPAYKIPSHFINGFLTVIFGGSTGIEVSTVVATAAAGSLASKKEPLLKKYKSELICAGVAAGITALFNAPLAGMLFAYEVIIKKHRKTFAISTFIGAAVSYGFTYVLNEAPLLNLDIKHWHLYALPWFVLLGILAGFQSVYLTRSVIFFKKQFLKFTNPYFKIITGAIIISTCLILLPQLYGEGYHAIKEYIATANTSVFSLYFLITIVGLLLLKPVITAITLSAGGDGGVFAPGLFLGAFLGLFTAVLLNTFFDAGVIPLNFMIVGMAAVLSAGIHAPFTALFLICGLTNDYTLVIPLLIAVLVAKYTAARLYPYTVYTYAG, from the coding sequence ATGTTCTCTAAAATACAACCTGTTCGTTTAAAACAGCTTTTTATACTTAGTGCCGGCTCTATAGTAGTGGGCAGCCTCGCAGCTATTTTAGGCCTTGCTTTAAAACACCTTACTGAGCATTATGAAGACATACTGCTTAACCGTGCCGAAGATAATAAGCTCTGGCTAATACTTTTTCCGATTACGGCACTCTCCCTTATTTACATCTTAAGGTTTTACCTTTTTAAAAATAAAGAAAACAAAGGCCTTAAAGAAGTTTTTAACAGCACAAAAACAAACGACCAGTTACCGGCTTATAAAATTCCGTCGCACTTTATAAATGGTTTCCTGACCGTAATTTTTGGAGGAAGTACCGGTATAGAGGTAAGTACTGTTGTAGCTACTGCAGCAGCAGGCTCATTAGCTTCAAAAAAAGAACCACTACTAAAAAAATATAAAAGCGAGCTTATTTGCGCAGGTGTAGCCGCCGGTATAACAGCACTATTTAATGCGCCGCTGGCCGGGATGCTGTTTGCTTATGAAGTTATCATCAAAAAACACCGCAAAACATTTGCCATCAGTACCTTTATTGGGGCAGCTGTTTCTTACGGTTTTACATATGTGCTTAATGAAGCACCTTTACTTAACCTGGACATCAAACACTGGCATCTGTATGCCCTACCGTGGTTTGTGTTACTGGGTATATTAGCAGGCTTTCAGTCGGTTTACCTTACCCGAAGCGTAATATTCTTTAAAAAGCAGTTCCTGAAGTTCACAAACCCGTATTTTAAGATTATTACCGGAGCAATAATTATAAGTACCTGCCTTATACTGCTTCCGCAACTCTATGGCGAAGGCTACCATGCCATAAAAGAATATATAGCCACGGCTAACACATCTGTATTCAGCCTCTATTTCTTAATTACAATTGTAGGATTATTGCTACTGAAACCTGTAATTACAGCAATTACGCTTTCCGCGGGTGGCGATGGCGGTGTGTTTGCCCCGGGGTTGTTTCTTGGTGCATTCCTTGGCCTGTTTACGGCTGTGCTATTAAATACATTTTTTGATGCCGGTGTTATTCCTCTTAATTTCATGATTGTGGGTATGGCAGCTGTTTTAAGTGCCGGCATTCACGCACCGTTTACTGCCCTGTTTTTAATTTGCGGACTTACTAATGATTATACTCTTGTAATACCATTATTAATAGCTGTGCTTGTTGCAAAGTATACTGCGGCGCGCCTCTACCCATATACCGTGTATACCTATGCCGGTTAA
- a CDS encoding HPP family protein, protein MPVNKIKRSYRKARYVVYKETLLDYREHFWAFVGSFVGLGTIAWLQYKTFSPQELVLLIGSFGASCVLVYGVINSPLAQPRNLIGGHVISAIIGVSVQKLFPDLLWLAAPLAVSLSIVAMQITKTLHPPGGATALIAATGSPQLKALGYGYVLSPVLSGAMILLIAALVFNNIYKHRQYPSKPTVIAIKKQLKRFSRK, encoded by the coding sequence ATGCCGGTTAATAAAATAAAACGCAGCTACCGCAAGGCACGTTATGTAGTATACAAAGAAACACTGTTAGACTATAGAGAACATTTTTGGGCTTTTGTAGGTTCATTCGTAGGCCTTGGTACTATTGCCTGGCTACAATACAAAACATTCTCACCACAGGAACTCGTTTTACTCATAGGATCATTCGGAGCTTCATGCGTATTAGTATATGGCGTTATAAACAGCCCGCTGGCACAACCCCGTAACCTTATTGGCGGACACGTAATTTCTGCAATTATTGGTGTAAGCGTGCAAAAACTGTTTCCAGACTTGTTATGGCTGGCAGCTCCACTCGCGGTATCGCTATCTATTGTAGCCATGCAAATTACCAAGACACTGCATCCGCCCGGGGGTGCAACGGCGCTCATAGCCGCTACAGGCAGTCCCCAACTAAAAGCACTGGGGTATGGTTATGTACTTTCGCCTGTACTTAGTGGCGCGATGATATTGCTCATCGCTGCACTTGTTTTTAATAATATCTATAAGCACAGGCAATATCCGTCTAAGCCTACTGTTATTGCGATTAAAAAACAATTGAAAAGGTTTTCCCGAAAGTAA
- a CDS encoding nucleoid-associated protein: MINLFNTNIDSLSVHRVGNKSRSEAIFLSEQTYKPSDEIMPLLKEYFFKPFRDKEENYFQFAHDVHLDYHDMYNLATEIFTNPGNAHEVSKKITKHLFEQSNHPHIKNGEVYVAYLTNLTIDNNPVDAIGIFKSEIKTDFLQFEENGSNIEVMLQQGINLNKLDKGCLIFNYKKEDGYKILTIDHNRYDARYWLEHFLSVDAFQDENFMTKKYMKFVQDFAKDVVLPAEDKKEEVMFMNRSVNYFAKNDEFEETAFLNEVIDNPDIISEFKNYKVEKAPKYSIEDVTSFPIANAAVTDARKKIKNVINLDTNIQIKMDFVNPESAEKFVEKGWDEEKQMYYYLVYFNKEEKS; the protein is encoded by the coding sequence ATGATCAACTTATTTAATACCAATATCGACAGCTTGTCGGTACACCGTGTAGGCAACAAGAGCCGCAGCGAAGCTATATTTTTATCTGAACAGACCTATAAGCCGTCTGATGAGATTATGCCATTACTTAAAGAATATTTCTTTAAGCCGTTTCGTGATAAGGAGGAAAACTATTTTCAGTTTGCCCATGATGTACATTTAGATTACCACGATATGTATAACCTGGCTACAGAGATTTTTACAAATCCGGGTAACGCACATGAGGTATCAAAAAAAATTACCAAGCACCTTTTTGAGCAGTCTAACCACCCACATATCAAAAATGGTGAGGTATATGTTGCCTATCTTACAAATCTTACCATAGACAATAACCCTGTTGATGCGATAGGTATATTTAAAAGTGAGATAAAAACTGATTTCCTTCAGTTTGAAGAGAATGGCTCTAACATAGAGGTTATGCTACAACAGGGTATCAACCTTAACAAGCTTGATAAAGGCTGCCTTATTTTTAACTATAAAAAAGAAGACGGTTACAAGATACTTACCATAGACCATAACCGTTATGATGCCCGCTACTGGTTAGAGCATTTCCTTTCGGTAGATGCTTTTCAGGATGAAAACTTCATGACTAAAAAGTATATGAAATTTGTGCAGGATTTTGCTAAAGATGTTGTACTTCCGGCAGAAGACAAAAAAGAAGAGGTTATGTTTATGAACCGTTCTGTAAACTATTTTGCAAAGAACGATGAGTTTGAAGAAACGGCATTTCTAAACGAGGTTATTGATAACCCGGATATTATTTCTGAATTTAAGAACTATAAAGTAGAAAAAGCGCCAAAGTATAGTATTGAAGATGTTACCTCCTTCCCTATTGCTAATGCTGCTGTTACTGATGCACGTAAAAAGATAAAGAACGTTATTAACCTGGATACAAATATTCAGATAAAAATGGACTTTGTAAATCCTGAAAGTGCCGAAAAATTTGTAGAAAAAGGCTGGGACGAAGAAAAACAGATGTACTATTATCTTGTTTATTTTAACAAGGAAGAGAAGAGTTAA
- a CDS encoding IS1096 element passenger TnpR family protein — MVYKFRVILDAEEDIFRDIAILEEDTLEDLHNAIVNAFGFDGLEPGSFYTCDDDWVQDEEIPLFDTGDTPGEQKTMADYTLNTILTEEETKIIYVYDFLNMWTFFVELAAVEEPESGVAYPDLLFAHGEMPASSQDHAFGAEEEQDDLYGEFDDDYDDEDLDMFNDEGFEDSSFDDHNWN, encoded by the coding sequence ATGGTTTACAAATTTAGGGTGATACTCGATGCCGAGGAAGATATATTCAGGGATATTGCTATCCTTGAAGAAGATACGCTGGAAGACCTGCACAATGCCATTGTTAATGCCTTTGGTTTTGACGGACTTGAGCCGGGTTCATTTTACACCTGCGATGATGACTGGGTACAGGATGAAGAGATACCGCTTTTTGACACCGGAGATACCCCGGGCGAACAAAAAACCATGGCAGATTACACGCTTAACACCATACTGACTGAAGAGGAAACTAAAATCATTTATGTGTATGATTTCCTTAATATGTGGACATTCTTTGTAGAACTTGCCGCTGTTGAAGAACCTGAAAGTGGTGTTGCCTACCCAGACCTTTTGTTTGCTCATGGCGAAATGCCGGCTTCATCTCAGGATCATGCCTTTGGTGCAGAAGAAGAACAGGATGACCTGTATGGCGAATTTGACGATGATTATGATGATGAAGACCTTGATATGTTTAACGACGAAGGTTTTGAAGATTCAAGCTTTGACGACCATAATTGGAATTAA
- the gloA2 gene encoding SMU1112c/YaeR family gloxylase I-like metalloprotein produces MINISKIHHTAIICADYEVSKKFYTDVLGLTIVREVYRAERDSYKLDLALNGHYIIELFSFPAPPSRPSRPEAAGLRHLAFEVADIDETINFLHNKDIAYEPMRVDEFTGSRFTFIADPDGLPIEFYEVKE; encoded by the coding sequence ATGATAAATATTTCTAAAATACACCACACAGCCATTATATGTGCTGACTACGAGGTTTCAAAAAAGTTTTATACCGATGTATTGGGACTTACTATAGTACGCGAAGTGTACCGTGCAGAGCGTGATTCTTATAAACTGGATCTTGCACTAAACGGACATTACATCATTGAACTATTTTCTTTCCCTGCACCACCATCAAGGCCATCAAGGCCAGAAGCGGCGGGGCTTAGGCACCTTGCCTTTGAAGTTGCAGACATTGATGAAACAATAAATTTCCTGCACAATAAGGACATTGCTTACGAACCGATGCGTGTAGATGAGTTTACCGGAAGCCGATTTACCTTTATTGCTGACCCAGATGGGCTGCCTATAGAATTTTATGAGGTTAAGGAATGA